In Syngnathus acus chromosome 5, fSynAcu1.2, whole genome shotgun sequence, a genomic segment contains:
- the slc12a5a gene encoding solute carrier family 12 member 5 isoform X3 has translation MLNNLTDTEEGDGGAQNQGDNNPKESSPFINSSDAAAEKSQQYDGKHMALFEEEMDTSPMVSSLLSSLANYSNLPQGSKEHEEAENNEAEPSRKKPVKAPQLGTLMGVYLPCIQNIFGVILFLRMTWLVGIGGIIGTFVIVFMCCTTTMLTAISMSAIATNGVVPAGGSYYMISRSLGPEFGGAVGICFYLGTTYAGAMYILGAIELLLIYIVPKAAIFPLEGLEGAEAEAALLNNMRVYGTILLTSMATVVFVGVKYVNKLALVFLACVILSILAVYAGVIKTAVDPPEFPVCLLGNRTLVSKSFDVCAKTVETANGTVTTQLWRMFCDSPLLNATCDKYFVANNITKIQGIPGVTSGLWTENLFATYYEKGDLIARINMESAEDVDDPLTNANRYVLADITSFFTLLVGIYFPSVTGIMAGSNRSGDLRDAQKSIPVGTIAAITTTSFVYMSSVILFGACIDGVVLRDKFGEGVHGNLVIGTLAWPSPWVIVIGSFFSTCGAGLQSLTGAPRLLQAIAKDGIVPALRIFGHGKANGEPTWSLLLTALICETGILIASLDSVAPILSMFFLMCYMFVNLACALQTLLRTPNWRPRFKFYHWTLSFLGMSLCLTLMFLCSWYYAIVAMVIAGSIYKYIEFAGAEKEWGDGIRGLSLSAARYALMRLEEGPPHTKNWRPQLLVLVSVDAEQNVEQPRLLSLTNQLKAGKGLTIVGTALVGTYLDNYEHSQKAEQALRKLMETEKVKGFSQVTVSSNLRDATSHLLQASGLGGLKHNAVLVSWPRNWKQGDEHQTWRNFVELVRETTAAHLALLVPKNIAAFPSNGERFTEGHIDVWWIVHDGGMLMLLPFLLRQHKVWRKCKMRIFTVAQMDDNSIQMKKDLTTFLYHLRIDAMVEVVEMHDGDISAYTYEKTLVMEQRSQMLKQINLTKTEREREIQSITDSSRGSIRRKNPASVTTQLSVSEEPPEEKEEKPEEESKSASPPVPPPAQVQLIHDNTTPTSPATAAPPPAPAEVAQSPGEQVQMTWTEKCDGDASKPAGAATPCGIKDIFNMKPEWENLNQSNVRRMHTALRLNEAIMKKSSEAKLVLLNMPGPPKNRTGDENYMEFLEVLTEGLNRVLLVRGGGREVITIYS, from the exons GCCCCCCAGCTCGGCACTCTGATGGGCGTCTACCTGCCCTGCATCCAGAACATCTTTGGcgtcatcctcttcctcaggATGACCTGGCTTGTCGGGATCGGAGGGATCATTGGAACCTTCGTCATCGTCTTCATGTGCTGCACCACC ACCATGCTGACTGCCATCTCCATGAGCGCCATTGCTACCAATGGAGTCGTGCCAG ctGGAGGCTCGTACTACATGATATCCCGTTCGCTGGGCCCCGAGTTTGGGGGCGCCGTGGGCATCTGTTTCTACCTGGGGACCACTTATGCCGGAGCTATGTACATCCTGGGTGCCATCGAGCTGCtcctg ATCTACATTGTACCCAAGGCGGCCATTTTCCCGCTGGAGGGGCTGGAGGGCGCCGAGGCGGAAGCAGCCCTGCTAAACAACATGCGGGTGTACGGCACCATCCTGCTCACGTCCATGGCCACCGTGGTGTTTGTCGGTGTCAAGTATGTCAACAAGTTGGCTTTGGTCTTCCTGGCCTGCGTCATTCTTTCCATCTTGGCCGTCTATGCCGGCGTTATCAAGACTGCCGTGGATCCCCCCGAATTTCC CGTTTGTTTGCTGGGCAACCGCACGCTCGTGTCCAAGTCATTCGACGTGTGCGCCAAGACGGTGGAAACGGCCAACGGGACCGTGACCACGCAGCTGTGGCGTATGTTTTGTGATTCGCCCCTGCTCAATGCCACCTGCGACAAATACTTTGTGGCCAACAACATAACTAAGATCCAGGGCATCCCCGGAGTCACCAGCGGCCTCTGGACAG AGAACCTGTTTGCGACGTACTACGAGAAGGGCGATCTGATCGCCCGGATCAACATGGAGTCCGCGGAGGACGTAGATGACCCCCTGACCAACGCCAATCGCTACGTGCTGGCCGACATCACCAGCTTCTTCACGCTGCTGGTTGGCATCTACTTCCCTTCAGTGACAG GAATCATGGCCGGCTCCAACCGCTCGGGTGACCTGCGCGACGCCCAGAAGTCCATCCCGGTCGGAACGATCGCGGCCATCACCACCACTTCCTTTGTCT ACATGTCCAGCGTCATTCTGTTCGGCGCCTGCATCGACGGCGTGGTCCTCCGAGACAA GTTTGGGGAAGGAGTGCACGGGAACTTGGTGATCGGCACGTTGGCGTGGCCATCGCCTTGGGTCATTGTGATCGGCTCCTTCTTCTCCACCTGCGGGGCCGGACTGCAGAGCCTGACGGGGGCGCCGCGTCTTCTCCAGGCCATCGCCAAGGATGGAATCGTCCCCGCGCTACGG ATCTTTGGACATGGGAAAGCCAACGGGGAGCCCACATGGTCCTTGCTGCTCACCGCCCTCATCTGCGAGACCGGCATCCTCATCGCCTCCCTGGACTCGGTGGCTCCCATCTTGTCCAT GTTTTTCCTAATGTGCTACATGTTCGTCAACCTGGCCTGCGCCCTACAGACTCTACTACGGACCCCCAACTGGCGGCCCCGCTTTAAGTTCTACCACTG GACTCTCTCTTTCCTGGGTATGAGCTTGTGTCTCACGCTCATGTTCCTCTGCTCCTGGTACTACGCCATTGTTGCTATGGTGATTGCCGGTTCCATCTACAAGTATATTGAGTTTGCCGG TGCGGAGAAGGAGTGGGGTGACGGCATTCGAGGTCTGTCCCTGAGCGCCGCACGTTACGCTCTTATGCGTCTGGAGGAAGGTCCCCCCCACACCAAGAACTGgag GCCCCAGCTGCTGGTGCTGGTGAGCGTGGATGCCGAGCAGAACGTGGAACAGCCCAGGCTGCTTTCGCTCACCAACCAGCTGAAGGCGGGCAAGGGCCTGACCATCGTGGGCACAGCCCTGGTGGGCACCTACCTGGACAATTACGAACACAGTCAGAAGGCCGAGCAG GCGCTGCGTAAACTGATGGAGACGGAGAAGGTGAAGGGCTTCTCTCAGGTGACCGTGTCGTCCAACCTGCGCGACGCCACCTCCCATCTGCTCCAGGCCAGCGGCCTGGGCGGACTCAAGCATAACGCCGTGCTGGTGTCGTGGCCGCGCAATTGGAAACAAGGCGACGAGCATCAGACCTGGAGGAACTTTGTCG AGTTGGTGAGAGAAACCACTGCAGCTCACCTGGCCTTGCTGGTACCTAAAAACATTGCGGCTTTCCCATCCAACGGCGAGCGCTTCACCGAGGGCCACATTGACGTGTGGTGGATTGTCCATGACGGAGGCATGCTGATGCTGCTTCCCTTCCTCCTGCGCCAGCACAAG GTTTGGAGGAAGTGCAAGATGCGCATCTTCACCGTGGCGCAGATGGACGACAACAGCATCCAGATGAAAAAGGACCTGACCACCTTCCTCTATCATCTCCGTATCGACGCCATGGTGGAAGTGGTGGAAATG CACGACGGCGACATTTCGGCATACACCTACGAGAAGACCCTGGTAATGGAACAACGCTCGCAGATGCTCAAGCAGATTAACCTGACCAAGACGGAGCGTGAGAGGGAG ATCCAGAGCATTACTGACTCATCCCGTGGGTCCATTCGGCGCAAGAACCCAGCCTCTGTCACGACCCAGCTGAGTGTGAGCGAAGAACCGccagaggagaaggaggagaagcCCGAGGAGGAG TCAAAGTCGGCCTCTCCCCCTGTGCCCCCCCCTGCCCAGGTGCAGCTCATCCACGACAACACCACCCCGACCAGCCCCGCTACCGCTGCACCCCCACCGGCCCCGGCCGAGGTGGCCCAGAGCCCCGGGGAGCAGGTTCAAATGACCTGGACGGAGAAGTGCGACGGCGACGCCAGCAAGCCGGCCGGCGCTGCCACACCGTGCGGCATCAAGGACATCTTCAACATGAAGCC TGAATGGGAGAACCT gAACCAGTCCAATGTGCGACGCATGCACACGGCGCTGCGACTCAACGAGGCCATCATGAAGAAGTCCTCGGAGGCCAAGCTGGTCCTACTCAACATGCCCGGGCCACCCAAGAACCGGACGGGTGACGAGAATT ATATGGAGTTCCTTGAGGTCCTCACCGAAGGTCTCAACCGGGTCCTTCTGGTCCGCGGAGGCGGACGCGAGGTCATCACCATCTATTCCTGA